CACCCGCCGGCGCCACCTCGACCGTCTCGCGGCCGCGTCGGCCGAGATCGGGTTGCTCTTCACGGCCCTCACCCTGCTGGGCGGCAGTCTGTGGGCGCGTCCCACCTGGGGCGCCTACTGGACCTGGGATCCGCGCCTCACCACCACCGCGCTGTCGCTGGTCATTTACGGCGGGTACTTTATCGTGCGCGGCCTGATCGACGAACCCGACCGGCGGGCACGGGTCGCTTCGGTCATCGGGGTGATGGGAACGCTCTACATTCCGGTCAACTACATGAGCGTGTACTGGTGGCGCTCGATTCACCAGACCCCCACCGTGCAGCTGCTCGGCAAAACCCACCTGGCCGCCGATCCACGCATGCTCAGCGCGCTGTTCGTGATGCTGGGCGCCTTCACGCTGCTGTACCTGCTGCTGCTGCGGCTGCGGGGCAAGCTGGCCGCGAAAGTCGAGGCGCGCGAAGAACACAGTTTTGCACGCATGCACGGCGAGACCCCGACCAAGGCACTTCAGGAGGGATGGCGTGGATAACTTTGCTCCGTTTGTGTTGTGGGTGTACGGCACCACCGCGGTGGTGCTGGTGGGGTACCTCGGCTACCTGTACACGGGCCTGCGGCGTGAAGGGCGCGATAAAGCGGGAGACGGGGAATCATGAGCCGTCCCGAGCTGGGCGAACTGCCGCCGGCCAG
The Deinococcus peraridilitoris DSM 19664 genome window above contains:
- the ccsA gene encoding cytochrome c biogenesis protein CcsA yields the protein MRDRLTPVLGLLTLAAFVIGLYFAFTSPPDVNQGDLVRIMYLHVPSAWLSYLAYGGTFVFGLGYLLTRRRHLDRLAAASAEIGLLFTALTLLGGSLWARPTWGAYWTWDPRLTTTALSLVIYGGYFIVRGLIDEPDRRARVASVIGVMGTLYIPVNYMSVYWWRSIHQTPTVQLLGKTHLAADPRMLSALFVMLGAFTLLYLLLLRLRGKLAAKVEAREEHSFARMHGETPTKALQEGWRG